CAAATGTTAATATCAGCGATGTATTTTTGATATTAACCGTTAAGTTTACTTGTAACGGATGCGCTTTAATGACGAGCTTCAATTTTTCCTCGGccttttctttttttgtgaCTTTATTGCTGCTTCTGTGATGTCGCTTTTTCTTAATTTGGTTATAATCTTCATCTTTCCCGTCTATGTCCTGGTCTGTATCAGTATCGCTGAAAATTTCTGGGATAACATTGGACTGTTCCAATTGACGAGCTTCTTCCTCGTCACCAGAGATGGCTAAAATGAAAAGATCGACCTCTTTATTGATGTTAAATGTACCTATGAACAACGATTCGGCCAAATTCACTTACAAACTTGAACAAGATGATGTCCGAAGGCCTCAGCATATGCTAAAGTGCGGGCGTAAAGTAAAAACAAAGGTGGAGGCAGTAATAAAGCTATTCCTTGAGCCGCTCGAGCAGAACACGTGGATTGTAATCCCAAAGCTTCTTGCAGAGGTTCGGCGGCAGCTAAAGCGTCCCTCAACTGTGGAGCCAGACCATTCAATCGTGCTCGAGCTTCGGTAAGTGAAGACGAAACTTTCTGTGCGCTTTCTTGCAAATGTGCACACGCTTCGGAGAGTTCGCGACGTTGACGCAACTCCCACTCCAAACGGGCCAATCGTAGTTGATGTTCATTAGCCTTAGTAATTTTCTATTTCAAacaaagtaaatattaaaatattgaagacattaaatataaatagtgaAATAATGTGAAATTGACTGACAGGTCTTGACACATCTTCCggagcatttttataaaattcatcaaTTGATACGAGATCAATTTCTTCGTCTTTGGATTTGAATTGTAGACATTTAGTCACCTCCTTGTCTAAATGATTAGCTTCATACAATAAATTCTGAAGAAGTAGATGCATCGAATCTAGCTTTTGTTTTTCTTTGTGCAGCGTATCTCGGCCACTTTTCGTTCTGATTTTTTCTAATCGGTTTAATTTCTTTAAAGTTACTACCGCTAACGACGCTTTCGTTCGAGCTTCGCCTATTTCATCTTGGCTctgaaataatcaaaaaaaaaaaaatcaaaatcgacgCCAAATATAAAGTTAAATCAAAAACGGATACAAATTACTGACAGATTTTGAACTTTTTGATTTAAGTTCGTAGACTTCTTTAAATGTTTGCCTGAGATTCTCGcacgttttataaaataaatcggCATCCTTCTCGGCTGATCGTCGCTTCGCTTCGGCTTCTTCAAAATCGATTACTCTCTGGAAAACAACGAGACTTATTTCTGGTGTCACAAATAGCAAgccataataaatatgtactgtTCAATTGTTCGGAATTGTTTGTAGGTTATGTGTAATACGCGATCGGCGATAGTAACCTGATATAAGTCGAGATTTTCGGTAGCGTGTGGGGCGACTTGTGCCGCTGCGCCCCCCGAGGCTTCTCCCCTCCAACGAGCCTCAACCGGCGCTTCTTCGCCCCGCATTCGACGCCCCATAACCCCCAACGACACAACTTGTGAAACACAGCACAGCTGTCAAAGCAACAGTGCAGACGGTGCTGCCACCGCGCGGAAATCGTCGAACACATGAAAATAGCTTACCTCTCGCTCTTTCACACGGAGTATGAGCGAGACAACCTATGCGCTAGTGCTTAACGGCCATGGCCAACAGAGGCGCTTTTTATTTTGTGAAACTAATCGAGAATCTTGTAGTAATGTGTGAGAGTAAAttgtcaataaaaatattgtgtattttatattctttattatttcaatattttttatgttatttcataataattaaattactcatttattaaaatatttacaaatggaTTTTCACACTATTAACAGTAGAGGTTTCAAAAATAAGAGAAACCGAATCATGGTTTAATGTGGTTCGATACATCTGAAccgtattatttatatactttggttttatcatcaaatacatataatcatacatatgtatatacatttgtgtGTTAGTGTATACTtaacattcaaaattaattgCAAATTTCCCCACCTCGACTTGGGAAACACGTTGTGAACGAGCCTAGTTAGTTATCGActaacaaatgaaaaaataaatatgccatTAATAGATTATGAGTAAAAATCTATAACCATTTCTAGAATGGGTAATTTGTACGCTCTAGTATCTACTaacacgaataaaaaataaacaatcagtTTATATTTGTTGTTTTGTATGTAACGATTCGTGGgaatattcttaaatatttcACGAGTTTACAAAGTCACCTAACAAGACTATCTACAAAATTAaacgtaatataaaataaatcacaattgaGGAGTTACTTCGCTCCGTAATACACTTCAAATGACGTGGAGTGACAAAAGTGTTTCATGACTCTTTACTTCAAGGacaatcataaaataatttctttattatttattattccatTAAGGCAATTTTGTggacaaaataaaacttaatctttatcacatttataaaaaaaaacaaaaatcacttATTACCTTACAtaactaatacataatatgtacattttgcgcattcaacaacaaactacattttAAGAGATTATTCCATGTTCATGTTGAATAcattattatgataaaaatacacTCTTACTTCTCATAAGTTGgaagatattataatatatcatctaaattatacaaatacgaaAGAAATAACATAGGAATTCGCcacaatacaattttaataataaaataattaaaattctaaGTTATCGATAAACAAGTGCAGCCAAGTACAGGCAAAAATACGATTTAATTCAATTACCCAAACTCATAGTACTTTACATACTTCGTATTATCTATGCAAGAGATCAAATGAGTAATTTTATGAGtggttactaaaaaaaataaatacattgaattatggtgtaaatacacataatgatttataatgtaaaaaatttcaaGGTACACATCACTTTTCTAATCCAACATAAACTATAAACCTCATACAGATgattacttttataatactatttttaaaacatcCAAAGCGTTTCCAATATGAAAACTATGCGAAAAttgtcaatttaaataattgatattggatatacatgtttaaaatatatttaagttttacatacaataaaaataaaattatgaggTTTCTTTTCTGGACACATTATCGTGACCAAACATTTTATagtaggtaaaaatatttttaaaaaatgagatTTTACTTAGAATTACAAAATCGTTGATTCTTAAagacaaaaattattttgtgttttaatgTAGATTAATAAGAGGGttgttacaaatttaaaaattaaataaaaagtaaacgaATGTCAAAACTGCAAAGCAATTAAGATATTGTAATATTACGTAGGATCTGTCGTATAAATGTAACCTTTCTGTTGCAATAAGAACAACCTTTTCTCAACAGCATCTTTGTCTgcaaaattcaaaatacaaaaattatttatttgccaCAATATgtaataagataaaaataaataataaaaacaaatcacaCTAACATTTGGTTAGCAGCATCCTGTCATTTTGATGAGTGACATGTTGTGCCAGCGAGTGT
This Arctopsyche grandis isolate Sample6627 chromosome 7, ASM5162203v2, whole genome shotgun sequence DNA region includes the following protein-coding sequences:
- the thoc5 gene encoding THO complex subunit 5, whose translation is MGRRMRGEEAPVEARWRGEASGGAAAQVAPHATENLDLYQRVIDFEEAEAKRRSAEKDADLFYKTCENLRQTFKEVYELKSKSSKSSQDEIGEARTKASLAVVTLKKLNRLEKIRTKSGRDTLHKEKQKLDSMHLLLQNLLYEANHLDKEVTKCLQFKSKDEEIDLVSIDEFYKNAPEDVSRPKITKANEHQLRLARLEWELRQRRELSEACAHLQESAQKVSSSLTEARARLNGLAPQLRDALAAAEPLQEALGLQSTCSARAAQGIALLLPPPLFLLYARTLAYAEAFGHHLVQVSISGDEEEARQLEQSNVIPEIFSDTDTDQDIDGKDEDYNQIKKKRHHRSSNKVTKKEKAEEKLKLVIKAHPLQVNLTVNIKNTSLILTFAYLMHLKIVTVQGTIEMPKVISGVSSGDVLNSQSILQGLYPGDTGSDSPHPATGYILRSAGIEGNFSRFIQQLGRPFIWAQRMCGLDFMAMPTRTTFDKSITKQCQEPCSKLSSATVENVLIALKKHLKSRLSLMTELQELESGTLPPFEGTGTSHVRLMGSLTQWQAISWAEYSQAASTNQFTSANLVSQNDMFYRAIITRQSAKLVALVALKNGYPKQGPIFSLTLHWNGTHHAKTDDDIRDVERCVNTDCLSDEQHKKHLTLAGQITRLIACLDILLEAIGSSEFPPDKVIFRPVKGRNRVKPYKFLKQGSGVFVQY